Below is a window of SAR202 cluster bacterium DNA.
GGCCCAGGTACAGCATGAACTGAGTCCACTCGCCCGCTGTCAGGCTGCCGTCGATGACCCATCGCCCGCCTAGCAGTACCACCAGCCCCGTGGCGATAAGATATACGAAGGTTAAAAACGACGAGTTGGTTACTCTCAACTTGTTGGCGGCATAGGTGTCCTCCGCCACATTGGCGGAGTGTCCGTGGAACTTGCTCTTCTGAGATTCCTCCGCCCCAAAGGACTTGACTACGCGCATTCCTGTCAGATTCTCCTGAAGCGCGGTGCTCATCTCTCCCGTCTCTACCTGTACCCTATTCCATATCTTGCGCATCTTCCGCCCCGCAGCCGCAGATGTGTAAACGGTGGGCGGCACGCACGCCAGGCTGATGAGCCCAAGCTGCCAGTGGGTTATTATGAGCAGCGGCGTGATTCCAGCTATCAAGATAACTAGCTGGACAAACCGCACCAGGCCGAAGCTGATGAACTGCCGTGTGCTTTCCACGTCGTACGTAACGATGGACATCATGTCGCCGGTCTTGTGCTGGTCGTGGAAGGCAAAGCTCATGCCCTGGAGCTTCTTCAGCAGCGTGTTGCGCAGGACATACGACACTTTGGCAGACAGCGCTTCCGAGAAGAAGGTCTGGCCGTAGCTGAAAAGCCCTCGCAAGGCGCTCAGTCCCAGGATCAGCAGGGCCAGCCAGACCAGCTCAGTCTTGTCGCGTTCAGTCAGAGCGTGGTCCACCGCCCCGCCGATGAGCCACGGTATAGCTAACGCCAGAGCGTTGGCGCCCAACAGAGACACCCACGCCCAGAAAAGGTACTGCTTATGGTCCAGCCCGTATCGGGCCAGCCGCAGGAGGACTCTCATTGCCGCCATTATAGACCCAGCCTCTTCCCCTTGCCATGCGTCCTTCCCACGAATTCCTAATGTGCTAGCTCGGATTAAGAAAATCCTCTTTAAGGAGGCCTGCGGCACGAGGGCTTCAGCCCAATTTCGGAGGGATAAAGACCCCCTTGTCTCCTACCTTCTTCCTCCAGCCGGTGCTAGAATTTGCTTACAGACCAGAGAACATCACCCATGCAAATGCCTTTTTCTATTCGCCACCTATCGGAGGCCGACATCCCCGCCGTCGCCCAAATCGAAAGGGAAGCCTTTCCCACGTTCTGTCCGGCTACCTCTTTCAAACGCGAGATGCAGAACAAGCGCATCTCCTATCTGGTGGTTTCCAGCGCCATCCCAGCCGACGGACCAGACCTATCTGTCCCTCAACCCGCCGGCGTCGCGGCCAGCGCTCCGAGGGGACCTTTACCCCTCCGGCTTATCCACAGCTTCAAAGGCCTCCTGAAGCAGCCAAGGCCCGTGGAGTCTCCTCCCAGGGACACGCCGCTGGGTTTTGTCAGCATCTGGTTTCTCACTGACGAGGCGCACATCACCGCCATCGCCGTGAGAGAAGCCTGGCGAGGCCAGGGCCTCGGCGAGATCCTACTCATCGGCGCTTTTGAAGCGTCCTTCCAGCGCAAAAGCCGTGTGATGACCCTGGAAGTGCGGGTCTCCAACAGCCCGGCCATAGCTCTCTATGAGAAGTACGGCTTCAAGCGCGTGGGGATTCGCAAGGGCTACTACACGGATAATAGGGAAGACGCCGCCATTATGACCACGGAACCTCTCCAGGCCGCCATCTTTCGAGAGCGATTCGAAGAGCTGCGAAAGGTCTGTTTCGAGCGGCACGGCGCTGTGGATATCTCTTTTACTCCTCAGCCCCACTAGCTTTCCTTTAGTCCTATCTTTTCGTCCAGCCTTGTGTTGACCCTCCTATATGCCATTGGTAGAATGGCCCCACTTTAGGTCCACGGCTAATCAATGAAGGTAATTGGGCTTACTGGAGGCATTGGAACTGGCAAAAGCGCAGTCGCTCAAATCCTTCAGGAACTGGGGGCCGTACTCATCAGCGCCGATCGCCTGGGCCATGAGGCATACAAGCCTAACACCGAGACTTGGCGCAAAGTGGTGGATGCCTTCGGCCCGCAAGTGGCCGCTCCGAGCGGTGAAATCGACAGGCGGCGATTGGGCGCCATCGTCTTTGCCGACCCCAAGGCCCTTAAGAAACTTAACGCCATTGTCCACCCACAAATTAGGAGGCTGGCGGAACAAAAATTAGAGGAGCTACGCAAACAGAAAATTGATACAATAGTCGTTGAAGCCGCGCTGCTCTTTGAAGCAGGCTGGGATTCCCTGGTGGACGAAGTGTGGGTTACCTACGCGCCGGAAGATATAGTCCTGAAAAGACTCCAAGTCAGGGACGGCCTCACTAAGCAGGAGGTCCAAAACCGCATAAAATCCCAAATCCCCTTCGACGAGCGCGCGAAGCGAAGTAGTGTTATCATCAATAATTCGGGAACGCCTGAGCAACTGAGAGAGCAGGTCCTAAAACTCTGGGTGAGTCGTCAAAAGGAAGGCACAAACAAGAATGGCTAGAGATAACGGCGCTGGGTTCAACCAGTACCAGATTGAAGAGTATTTTGTCGCTTCAGAGCCCTACTATGTCCCGCTGAGCGACGAAGTGGAAATCTTTGAGGCGGCCTTTGCCGGCAAGATCCCCATAATCCTCAAGGGACCCACGGGCACCGGCAAGACACGCTTTGTCGAATACATGGCCTGGAAGCTCAGCCGGCCCGTCACCGTTATCAAGAAGGCAAGCAAGGCGACCCGCAACGGCGAAGGCCTTATCCCCCTTGTTACCATTGCCTGTCACGAAGACCTTACCGCCAGCGACCTGGTTGGCCGCTACCTCCTGGATGCTGAAGGCACCCGGTGGATGGACGGTCCCCTCACCCGCGCTGTCAAAGCCGGGGCTATCTGCTACCTCGACGAGATTGTCGAGGCACGCAAGGATACCACTGTTCTTATACACCCGCTGGCCGACCACCGCCGCGTACTGCCCGTCGAGAAGCAGGGCTTGGTGCTGGAGGCGCACGAGGGCTTCCAGCTTGTTATCTCTTACAACCCCGGCTACCAGAGCGCCCTCAAAGACCTCAAGGAGAGCACCCGCCAGCGCTTCATCGCTATTGAGTTCAATCCCCCGCCTAGGGACCAGGAGACGGAGATTATCCTTAAAGAATCCGGCTGCTCCCGCCAGCAGGCCCAGTCTCTGGCCAAACTCGGCGAGAAAATACGCAATCTTGCCGACCATGGTCTCAAGGAGGCCGCGAGCACCCGTGTTCTCATCTACGCCGGCAAACTTATGGCCAATGGCATCTCTCCGCGCCGCGCTTGCCAGGTGGCCGTGGTCTGGGGCATCACGGACCAGCATGAGGTACAGCGCAGTGTTGAAGAGGTTGTCTCTTCAATCTTTGAATAATCCCTTGTTCACAGACCTCACCTTAAAAAATCTCCACCAACTCTTGGCCGGCAGAACACCCGCGCCCTTGACTGACCCCGCGCGCAGCCCCGCCGCCGTCCTCCTCCTTCTCTACCCCAAAGACGGCCAGTACGTAGTCCACTTCCAAAAGCGTTCTCAGTTTGTGCAGCGCCACAAGGGCGAGGTCTCCCTCCCCGGCGGCGTCCCCCATGCGGAAGACCCTGACCCCCTTGCAACGGCCCTGCGCGAGACCTATGAAGAGTCCGGCGTGCTACCCCAGGATGTGACCATCATCGGCCAGATGGACGACGTGCCTACGCGCACCGGCTATGCCCTCAAGGTGTTCATCGGCACCATATCTTACCCGTACTCTTTCACCGCCAGCCCCGCTGAAGTGGAGGAAGTGCTGGAAGTGCCCTTGCCGGTTCTTCAAGACCCCGCCAACTGGCGGGAGGAAGTTAGATGGCAGAACGGAAAGACTGTTAAGGGCTACTCTTTTGCTTACGGCCCGCATCTCATCTACGGCGCGACCGCTAAAATTGTTGAGCAGTTTCTGGGCTTGATATCCACGGTCCAGCAGAACGGGAGAAGAAAAATTGGAGCAAGAAAACCAGTCACCGCTTAGCCAGGCCCTGGAAAAGCTCCCCGTTCCCCTTCAGGAGGAGTATCTCAAGGCCTCCGCCGCTCTTAAACTGGCCTTCAAGGACGACGAACTGACCGCGTGGGCCAAGGAAGGCGTGGACATGGCTACTCAGACCGCCCGTTCCTGGGAGGCGGCCCTGGAGTACTTCAAGGTCAGTCCAGAAGTAGCCAAGTTCCTCCCCTTTTCAGCCTTCATCCAGTGGTCTCGCAGCGGCGCTTACCTGGCGAAAGACTCGCCCTCGCTATCCATCGGCTTCTTCCGAGC
It encodes the following:
- a CDS encoding dephospho-CoA kinase, encoding MKVIGLTGGIGTGKSAVAQILQELGAVLISADRLGHEAYKPNTETWRKVVDAFGPQVAAPSGEIDRRRLGAIVFADPKALKKLNAIVHPQIRRLAEQKLEELRKQKIDTIVVEAALLFEAGWDSLVDEVWVTYAPEDIVLKRLQVRDGLTKQEVQNRIKSQIPFDERAKRSSVIINNSGTPEQLREQVLKLWVSRQKEGTNKNG
- the rimI gene encoding ribosomal-protein-alanine N-acetyltransferase, translated to MQMPFSIRHLSEADIPAVAQIEREAFPTFCPATSFKREMQNKRISYLVVSSAIPADGPDLSVPQPAGVAASAPRGPLPLRLIHSFKGLLKQPRPVESPPRDTPLGFVSIWFLTDEAHITAIAVREAWRGQGLGEILLIGAFEASFQRKSRVMTLEVRVSNSPAIALYEKYGFKRVGIRKGYYTDNREDAAIMTTEPLQAAIFRERFEELRKVCFERHGAVDISFTPQPH
- a CDS encoding CbbQ/NirQ/NorQ/GpvN family protein — its product is MARDNGAGFNQYQIEEYFVASEPYYVPLSDEVEIFEAAFAGKIPIILKGPTGTGKTRFVEYMAWKLSRPVTVIKKASKATRNGEGLIPLVTIACHEDLTASDLVGRYLLDAEGTRWMDGPLTRAVKAGAICYLDEIVEARKDTTVLIHPLADHRRVLPVEKQGLVLEAHEGFQLVISYNPGYQSALKDLKESTRQRFIAIEFNPPPRDQETEIILKESGCSRQQAQSLAKLGEKIRNLADHGLKEAASTRVLIYAGKLMANGISPRRACQVAVVWGITDQHEVQRSVEEVVSSIFE
- a CDS encoding CoA pyrophosphatase — encoded protein: MASLRAALARWPWSGASRTSMRYSAVLKRLSLQSLNNPLFTDLTLKNLHQLLAGRTPAPLTDPARSPAAVLLLLYPKDGQYVVHFQKRSQFVQRHKGEVSLPGGVPHAEDPDPLATALRETYEESGVLPQDVTIIGQMDDVPTRTGYALKVFIGTISYPYSFTASPAEVEEVLEVPLPVLQDPANWREEVRWQNGKTVKGYSFAYGPHLIYGATAKIVEQFLGLISTVQQNGRRKIGARKPVTA